In the genome of Populus trichocarpa isolate Nisqually-1 chromosome 6, P.trichocarpa_v4.1, whole genome shotgun sequence, one region contains:
- the LOC18100244 gene encoding pentatricopeptide repeat-containing protein At5g02830, chloroplastic translates to MKQLLILGSSTVTPPTNPSSTPHHHHHSPKPKPKTPSLHAPSKPIPAVHSRSPPLLSTIPFRQNHNSSSLLDYHANLASKLAEDGRLQDFVMIAESVIASGVEPSSFVAALSVGPVAKGISKNLQQGNVDCVVRFLKKTEELGVSTLKFLDGVAIDLLKKEFIRIVNCGDVEQVVYIMETLAGFCFSFKELVDPSYIIKICVDKLNPKMAVRYAAIFPGEGRILFCNIISEFGRKGHLDSALVAYDEAKHKLSVPNMYLHRTIIDVCGLCGDYMKSRYIYEDLINRKVIPNVYVFNSLMNVNAHDLGYTFSVFKNMQNLGVTADVASYNILLKACCIAGRVDLAKDIYREVKQLESAEVLKLDVFTYCMIVKIFADAKMWQMALKIKEDMLSSGVTPNMHIWSSLISACANAGLVEQAIQLFEEMLLSGCKPNSQCCNILLHACVQACQYDRAFRLFQCWKGSEAQEVFHGDHSGNADEIEHAQKHCPNMTTIVPNSHHLNFIKKFPFTPTPATYHMLMKACGSDYHRAKALMDEMKTVGISPNHISWSILIDICGVSGNVSGAVQILKNMRMAGVEPDVVAYTTAIKVCVETKNLKLAFSLFAEMKRCQINPNLVTYNTLLRARTRYGSLREVQQCLAIYQDMRKAGYKSNDYYLKQLIEEWCEGVIQDNNQIQGGFASCKRTDLGRPRSLLLEKVAAHLQNNISENLAIDLQGLTKVEARIVVLAVLRMIKENYTLGYSVKEDMWITLDVSKVDPASKRDSEVKNAIIELLRNELGLEVLVAVPGHLDDIKTDSKSSLDPGPDLVVRLARNNKMASSTRRPIVVTQRLKVRRKSLHEWLQRRAGAIRR, encoded by the exons ATGAAACAACTCCTCATCCTCGGCTCCTCCACTGTTACTCCTCCGACAAACCCCTCCTCCACtcctcaccaccaccaccactctccgaaacccaaacccaaaaccccaTCACTCCACGCTCCCTCCAAACCAATCCCTGCCGTCCATTCCCGCTCTCCTCCTCTCCTCTCCACCATCCCATTTCGCCAAAACCATAACTCCTCCTCCCTCCTCGATTACCATGCCAACCTTGCTTCAAAGCTAGCCGAGGATGGCCGCCTCCAAGACTTTGTGATGATTGCAGAGTCAGTGATTGCTTCAGGTGTCGAGCCTTCAAGTTTTGTTGCTGCATTAAGTGTGGGTCCTGTGGCAAAGGGTATTTCAAAGAATCTTCAACAAGGAAATGTAGACTGTGTTGTtcggtttttgaaaaaaactgagGAACTGGGAGTTTCCACTTTGAAGTTTCTTGATGGGGTTGCTATTGATTTGCTTAAAAAAGAGTTTATCAGGATTGTGAATTGTGGTGATGTGGAGCAAGTTGTATACATAATGGAGACTCTTGCTG GGTTTTGCTTCTCCTTCAAAGAACTAGTGGACCCATCTTACATCATAAAAATCTGTGTTGACAAGCTTAATCCAAAGATGGCTGTGCG GTATGCAGCTATATTTCCAGGTGAAGGACGCATATTATTTTGCAACATTATAAGTGAATTTGGAAGAAAAGGGCACCTGGATTCTGCTTTGGTTGCCTATGATGAAGCTAAGCATAAATTGAGTGTTCCTAACATGTATTTACATCGTACTATAATTGACGTCTGTGGTCTTTGTGGTGACTACATGAAATCTAGGTATATTTATGAG GACTTGATTAATCGGAAGGTCATCCCAAATGTTTATGTTTTCAACAGTCTCATGAATGTCAATGCCCATGATTTGGGCTACACATTCAGTGTATTCAAGAATATGCAA AATCTTGGTGTCACAGCAGATGTGGCATCTTATAACATCCTGTTGAAGGCATGCTGTATTGCTGGAAGAGTGGACTTAGCCAAAGACATTTATAGGGAAGTAAAGCAGTTGGAATCAGCAGAAGTGTTGAAGTTGGATGTCTTTACATACTGCATGATCGTAAAG ATCTTTGCAGATGCAAAAATGTGGCAGATGGcacttaaaattaaagaagatatGCTATCATCCGGAGTCACCCCTAACATGCATATATGGTCATCGTTGATCAGTGCATGCGCCAATGCAGGTCTTGTAGAGCAGGCAATTCAGTTATTTGAAGAGATGCTCCTATCTGGATGCAAGCCAAATTCTCAGTGTTGCAACATCCTTTTACATGCATGTGTTCAGGCTTGTCAATATGACAGAGCTTTTCGTCTTTTCCAGTGCTGGAAGGGAAGTGAAGCCCAGGAGGTTTTTCATGGAGATCACAGTGGCAATGCAGATGAGATTGAGCATGCACAGAAACACTGCCCTAACATGACTACCATTGTTCCAAATTCACATCATTTAAACTTTATTAAGAAATTTCCCTTCACTCCCACTCCCGCAACATATCATATGTTAATGAAAGCATGTGGTAGCGATTACCACCGTGCAAAAGCCTTAATGGATGAGATGAAGACAGTAGGAATTTCACCTAATCATATAAGCTGGTCAATCTTGATTGACATATGTGGAGTCTCAGGCAATGTATCTGGTGCTGTACAG ATTTTGAAGAACATGCGCATGGCTGGAGTTgaacctgatgttgttgcataTACAACAGCTATCAAG GTTTGTGTAGAAACTAAAAATTTGAAGCTGGCATTTTCGTTATTTGCAGAAATGAAAAGATGTCAGATAAATCCTAATTTG GTGACATATAATACACTTCTAAGAGCTCGCACTAGATATGGTTCCTTGCGAGAAGTACAACAATGCCTTGCTATATACCAGGATATGAGGAAAGCAGG GTATAAATCAAATGACTACTATCTCAAACAGCTAATTGAAGAATGGTGTGAAGGAGTAATACAAGATAATAATCAGATCCAGGGTGGGTTTGCTTCTTGTAAAAGAACTGACTTAGGAAGACCTCGTAGTCTACTTCTTGAGAAAGTTGCAGCACACTTGCAGAACAATATTTCTGAAAACCTAGCAATTGACCTCCAGGGACTGACAAAG GTTGAAGCTCGGATTGTAGTTCTTGCAGTTCTTCGAATGATCAAAGAGAACTATACTTTAG GTTATTCAGTAAAAGAAGACATGTGGATCACCTTGGATGTCAGTAAAGTAGATCCGGCATCCAAACGAGATTCAGAGGTGAAAAATGCAATAATTGAACTTCTGCGGAATGAGTTAGGGCTTGAGGTTCTGGTTGCAGTCCCAGGACATTTAGATGACATAAAGACAGATTCGAAAAGCTCTCTAGATCCAGGTCCGGACTTGGTAGTGAGGTTAGCAAGGAACAATAAAATGGCATCTTCCACAAGACGCCCCATAGTAGTTACACAGAGGTTGAAGGTTAGACGGAAATCACTGCATGAATGGCTGCAGAGAAGAGCAGGTGCCATCAGAAGGTGA